In the genome of [Limnothrix rosea] IAM M-220, one region contains:
- a CDS encoding iron-containing alcohol dehydrogenase family protein, with product MDQVSLTSTTTTTTQIFVAPAQVIKGEGILAKSAMAIARWGKRPLIVGGKRSVAVTRETLKVIAKEQALETETAFYSPDCSETSLKYLHKKFKGHKADFVIGVGGGKALDTAKLLAHQQHCPVVTIPTSAATCAAWTALSNIYTDAGAFQYDVNLSRCPDLLILDYDLVKQAPQRTLVAGIGDAIAKWYEAAVSSGHSTDTLTIAAVQQARVLRDILFQKSAAAIADLDSKEWQEVVDASVLLAGVIGGLGGANCRTVAAHAVHNGLTHLEAAHGILHGEKVAYGILVQLRLEEMCLGSQLASTARQQLLQFYQAISLPQTLADLGLTKITLQDLQKVAEITCQPQSDIHRLPFAVTPEQLMAAMVSTQVPTHKTAEAIPAD from the coding sequence ATGGATCAGGTCTCTCTAACCTCAACGACTACGACAACAACACAAATCTTTGTGGCTCCAGCCCAAGTGATCAAAGGTGAGGGCATTCTCGCTAAATCGGCGATGGCGATCGCCCGTTGGGGAAAGCGACCTCTCATTGTTGGCGGTAAGCGGTCTGTTGCAGTAACTAGAGAGACTTTAAAAGTGATTGCTAAGGAACAGGCTTTAGAAACGGAAACGGCCTTTTATAGCCCCGACTGTTCTGAGACATCCCTGAAATATCTCCATAAAAAATTTAAAGGCCACAAGGCCGATTTTGTCATTGGTGTTGGTGGTGGTAAAGCCCTTGATACGGCAAAACTATTAGCTCACCAGCAACATTGCCCCGTCGTCACCATTCCCACTTCGGCTGCTACCTGTGCCGCTTGGACAGCTTTGTCTAATATCTACACCGATGCTGGGGCTTTTCAATATGATGTCAATTTAAGTCGTTGCCCAGACCTATTGATTTTGGACTACGACTTGGTAAAACAGGCTCCGCAGCGAACTTTGGTGGCAGGCATTGGTGATGCGATCGCCAAGTGGTACGAAGCCGCGGTTAGTAGTGGCCATTCCACTGATACCCTCACCATTGCTGCCGTTCAACAGGCACGGGTGCTACGGGATATTTTGTTCCAGAAATCAGCAGCGGCGATCGCCGATCTTGACAGTAAAGAATGGCAGGAAGTCGTTGACGCTAGCGTTTTACTCGCAGGCGTAATTGGCGGTCTTGGTGGCGCAAATTGCCGTACCGTTGCCGCCCATGCCGTCCATAACGGCTTAACCCATCTTGAAGCAGCCCATGGCATTCTCCACGGCGAAAAAGTTGCCTACGGCATTTTAGTGCAACTCCGCCTCGAAGAAATGTGTTTAGGCAGTCAACTTGCTAGCACTGCTCGCCAACAGCTATTACAGTTTTATCAAGCCATTAGCTTGCCCCAAACCTTGGCGGATCTTGGCCTAACGAAAATCACCCTGCAAGACCTCCAGAAAGTTGCAGAAATCACCTGCCAACCCCAATCCGATATTCACCGTTTACCCTTTGCCGTGACACCAGAACAGTTGATGGCAGCCATGGTGTCCACCCAAGTGCCAACACATAAAACAGCAGAGGCAATCCCCGCCGATTAG
- a CDS encoding Ycf51 family protein gives MDNLDFALYTQYSGYATLAFAILAIAGFLFKWGIRFRLVGTTGFMIVLTIGLFGLSLGLFNRSVVPGAIRYSLVYDNGSNLAVVTVKPEISLSEVDATLRQASGDLFSYGRTGGDAGFLVRLRTIKHLAPGVSEPLYLGQIRREITTRETADLDIQIYEDNFAKLPINDSIS, from the coding sequence ATGGATAATCTTGATTTTGCCCTCTACACTCAATACTCAGGCTACGCGACGCTCGCCTTCGCTATTTTGGCGATCGCCGGATTTTTGTTTAAGTGGGGAATTCGCTTCCGACTGGTCGGCACAACGGGTTTTATGATCGTGCTGACGATTGGTTTATTTGGCTTGAGCTTGGGGCTGTTTAACCGTAGCGTTGTGCCGGGAGCAATTCGTTACTCCCTCGTCTATGACAACGGCTCTAATTTGGCTGTCGTTACTGTGAAGCCAGAAATTAGTCTTTCAGAAGTTGATGCAACGTTGAGACAAGCGTCTGGTGATCTATTTTCCTACGGTCGTACTGGTGGTGATGCAGGTTTCTTAGTGCGCCTCCGTACCATTAAGCATCTTGCTCCCGGTGTCTCAGAACCTCTTTACCTTGGTCAAATTCGGCGGGAGATCACCACGCGGGAAACGGCAGACCTCGATATCCAGATTTATGAGGATAACTTCGCTAAGCTGCCAATTAACGACTCGATTAGTTAG
- a CDS encoding DMT family transporter has product MPSDQFSPQGSDSTEARLQQINADLDRLRQTLTSQLQGEIQQLQQQKSQLQQEISSLEAQRRSLMQQMAPTLAAELKNILNKQSPGNSYSTNLSQAEDYSNTANRLIADLDSTFRSTFKTLQLDLNSYHSSLSQQLSQMYTLEQQGEAILDALVSRLKEELHNNQSRYVTPPVIPQATTQPAADYGYQQNDIIQDEPLASNITSEPVEAKTYIPRLNDTKTAKKELTFSKSQLGLILILFSSLILSLQNVVISIILNQSSIFGFIKTGGYISPGIGNSLLILFLRMIFVVPVMCLIAKSLHPSSFKDIKKFMEERDYLLMAKVAGCGFALFLSQVLIYTALGPLSPGVAITIFFIFPIVTLLLAWLSFGERPSNIRWLVAFVVVLGVGLISAPSGGAQISLPFSSVLAAIFSGVSFAVHVLLIQACTKKIHPVPFSVINFGTILIFSTFSLFLTFTPFLPESWSISVESGKGFSVLLSGMILGVLTLLSYLANNIGISYIGAAISSIFGATGPVLTSILSLIIIGKTLSGQQVLGMLVVTAGVLALNLERLYGTKAKQKVKAAD; this is encoded by the coding sequence ATGCCATCAGATCAATTTTCTCCTCAGGGTTCGGACAGCACCGAGGCACGCCTGCAACAAATTAACGCAGATCTCGACCGACTCCGACAAACCCTAACCTCCCAACTCCAAGGAGAAATACAACAGCTTCAGCAACAAAAATCCCAACTTCAACAGGAAATATCCTCCCTCGAAGCGCAACGGCGATCGCTGATGCAGCAGATGGCACCGACCCTCGCCGCCGAACTCAAAAATATCCTCAACAAACAAAGTCCCGGTAACAGCTACAGCACAAACCTCAGCCAGGCAGAAGACTATAGCAATACCGCCAATCGTCTCATCGCAGACCTAGACTCCACCTTTCGAAGCACCTTTAAGACCCTACAGCTAGATCTAAATAGCTACCATAGCTCCCTATCCCAACAGCTGAGTCAGATGTATACCCTAGAGCAACAAGGAGAAGCCATCCTAGATGCCCTAGTCAGTCGCCTCAAAGAAGAGCTGCATAATAATCAATCCCGCTACGTGACCCCTCCCGTCATTCCCCAAGCGACGACACAGCCAGCAGCCGATTACGGTTACCAGCAAAACGACATTATTCAAGACGAACCACTAGCATCAAACATCACCTCAGAACCAGTCGAAGCAAAAACCTACATTCCCCGCCTGAACGATACCAAAACAGCAAAAAAAGAACTAACCTTCTCCAAGTCCCAGCTAGGACTGATTTTGATTCTGTTCTCATCCCTGATTCTGTCCCTTCAGAATGTCGTGATCAGCATCATCCTGAACCAAAGTTCAATTTTTGGCTTCATTAAAACCGGGGGCTATATTTCACCGGGTATCGGCAACTCGCTCCTTATTCTGTTCCTCAGGATGATTTTTGTGGTGCCGGTCATGTGTCTGATCGCCAAATCTTTGCATCCGTCTAGCTTTAAGGACATCAAAAAGTTCATGGAAGAGCGAGACTATCTGCTGATGGCGAAGGTTGCGGGTTGTGGCTTTGCGCTGTTTCTCTCGCAAGTGCTGATCTACACAGCCCTCGGCCCGCTATCCCCCGGCGTTGCGATTACCATCTTTTTCATCTTCCCCATTGTGACCTTGCTACTTGCGTGGCTATCTTTTGGGGAGCGTCCTAGCAATATTAGGTGGCTCGTTGCCTTTGTTGTGGTTTTAGGAGTGGGGTTAATTTCTGCTCCTTCTGGTGGCGCGCAAATTAGTTTGCCCTTTAGCAGTGTGCTTGCCGCGATCTTTTCTGGGGTTTCCTTTGCGGTGCATGTGCTCCTGATTCAGGCTTGTACCAAGAAAATTCACCCTGTGCCTTTTAGTGTGATTAACTTTGGCACAATTTTGATTTTTTCAACGTTCAGCCTCTTTCTCACCTTTACGCCATTTTTACCGGAGTCTTGGTCGATTAGTGTTGAGTCTGGTAAGGGGTTCAGTGTTTTGCTGAGCGGGATGATTTTGGGTGTTTTAACTTTGCTAAGTTATCTCGCAAATAATATTGGAATTAGTTATATTGGCGCGGCCATTTCTTCGATTTTCGGAGCAACAGGCCCGGTGCTTACTTCGATTTTGTCACTGATTATTATTGGTAAGACCCTCAGTGGACAGCAGGTTTTGGGCATGCTTGTGGTGACGGCTGGTGTGTTAGCCCTAAATCTGGAAAGGCTCTATGGGACTAAAGCCAAGCAAAAGGTAAAGGCGGCTGATTAG
- a CDS encoding tetratricopeptide repeat protein, producing the protein MGTEIAVNQQTFATAVLAASHETVVLVDFFATWCGPCQLLKPILQSLVKEYDFVLATVDIDQNPELANEYGVEGVPDVRIATRGKLIPGFVGVLEEEKIREILENLHLNSEIDGLVDQLRVYQSENNLPAAKSVLDQLFQQYPQHPKVAIAAAEFLIPLGKVKEATQMLNTIRPEQTEYWAIADSLRGKLLLQNIASLAVASELDEKYVGAAKHALVGQYETALESLLEIVGGDRAYQNDGARKAMVVIFNLLGKNHPLTHKFQQQLMLTLY; encoded by the coding sequence ATGGGAACGGAAATTGCGGTCAATCAACAGACCTTTGCCACAGCGGTACTGGCGGCATCCCACGAAACGGTGGTATTGGTGGATTTTTTTGCGACTTGGTGTGGCCCTTGCCAGCTACTAAAGCCAATTTTGCAGTCGTTAGTGAAAGAATATGATTTTGTGCTGGCGACGGTTGATATTGACCAAAATCCAGAGTTGGCCAATGAATATGGCGTTGAAGGTGTGCCTGATGTTCGGATTGCGACCCGGGGGAAACTCATTCCCGGTTTTGTGGGGGTGTTGGAAGAGGAGAAAATTCGGGAAATATTAGAAAATCTCCATTTAAATTCGGAAATTGATGGTTTGGTTGATCAGCTCAGGGTTTATCAGTCTGAAAATAATTTGCCTGCTGCTAAATCTGTCTTAGATCAGTTATTTCAGCAATATCCGCAGCATCCTAAGGTGGCGATCGCCGCTGCTGAGTTTTTGATTCCCCTCGGTAAAGTTAAAGAAGCCACCCAAATGCTCAACACAATTAGACCAGAGCAAACAGAATATTGGGCGATCGCCGACAGTCTACGGGGCAAACTCTTGCTCCAGAACATCGCTAGCCTTGCTGTGGCATCAGAATTAGACGAAAAATATGTCGGTGCAGCAAAACATGCCTTAGTCGGTCAATACGAAACGGCACTAGAAAGTTTATTAGAAATCGTGGGCGGCGATCGCGCCTACCAAAATGACGGTGCAAGGAAAGCCATGGTCGTGATTTTTAATCTACTCGGCAAAAATCATCCCCTCACCCACAAATTTCAACAACAACTGATGCTAACTCTGTACTAA
- a CDS encoding ABC transporter permease, whose amino-acid sequence MVDTLPTTDQDAFLTMKKTASRNRWVISWQAIFSGLMFLYMYLPIFVLGFYSFNESAYSSSWQGFSLKWYSTLFQDERVFTALQKSLTVAVVAVGISAVIGTMMAVGLAKYRFPGRTLFVGVSYLPLIVPDIAIAVATLVFLAVIGLPLSLWTIIAAHVVFCLAYVAIVVSSRLASLDPNLEEAALDLGATPVQAFIRVLLPELAPAILAGCLLSFVLSMDDFLISSFTAGTGSTTLPMEIFSRIRTGVKPDINALSVLLILVSGIIACVAEYLRYQGEKRRLR is encoded by the coding sequence ATGGTTGACACTCTACCCACCACTGATCAAGACGCATTTCTCACAATGAAAAAAACAGCATCCCGCAACCGCTGGGTGATTTCATGGCAAGCGATATTTTCTGGCCTGATGTTTCTGTACATGTATCTGCCGATTTTTGTCTTGGGATTTTATAGCTTTAATGAGTCCGCCTACAGTAGCTCCTGGCAAGGATTTTCGTTGAAATGGTATAGCACTCTTTTCCAAGACGAACGTGTTTTTACCGCCCTCCAGAAAAGTTTGACAGTGGCAGTGGTGGCAGTGGGCATTTCCGCTGTTATCGGCACGATGATGGCCGTGGGTCTGGCAAAATATCGTTTTCCCGGGCGTACTTTGTTCGTGGGTGTTTCCTATTTACCGCTGATTGTGCCGGATATTGCGATCGCCGTCGCGACGCTAGTGTTTCTCGCCGTTATTGGGTTGCCCCTCAGCCTCTGGACGATTATTGCCGCCCATGTGGTGTTTTGTCTCGCCTACGTGGCGATCGTCGTGTCCTCCCGTTTAGCAAGCCTCGATCCCAACCTAGAAGAAGCCGCCCTAGACCTTGGCGCAACCCCTGTTCAGGCTTTTATTAGAGTCCTATTACCCGAACTAGCCCCAGCTATCCTTGCCGGTTGCCTCCTCTCCTTTGTCCTGAGTATGGATGACTTTTTGATCTCCAGTTTTACCGCTGGCACAGGCTCTACCACATTGCCCATGGAGATTTTTAGTCGCATTCGTACCGGTGTAAAACCAGATATCAACGCCTTAAGTGTGCTGCTGATTTTAGTGTCGGGGATCATTGCCTGTGTCGCCGAATATCTGCGTTATCAAGGAGAAAAACGCCGTTTACGCTAA
- a CDS encoding photosystem I reaction center subunit II PsaD, giving the protein MSNELTGKTPKFGGSTGGLLSAAEREEKYAITWSASKEQVFELPTGGAATMNEGDNLMYFARKEQCLALGTQLKTQLKPRIKDYKIYRIYPSGETQFLYPLDGVPSEKVNEGREFHGKVDRNIGSNPEPATLKFSGVEPYEA; this is encoded by the coding sequence ATGTCTAACGAGCTTACTGGAAAAACACCGAAATTCGGTGGCAGCACGGGTGGTCTTCTTTCCGCTGCTGAAAGAGAGGAGAAATATGCCATCACTTGGTCTGCCTCTAAAGAGCAAGTGTTCGAACTGCCTACTGGTGGTGCTGCGACTATGAACGAAGGCGATAACCTGATGTATTTCGCCCGGAAGGAGCAGTGCCTTGCCCTTGGCACTCAACTCAAAACCCAACTCAAGCCCAGAATTAAGGACTATAAGATCTATCGTATTTATCCTTCTGGCGAAACTCAGTTCCTTTATCCCCTCGATGGCGTTCCTTCTGAGAAGGTAAACGAAGGTCGTGAGTTTCATGGCAAGGTTGACCGTAATATCGGGAGTAATCCTGAGCCTGCAACCCTTAAGTTTTCTGGTGTTGAACCCTACGAAGCTTAG